The following nucleotide sequence is from Acyrthosiphon pisum isolate AL4f chromosome A2, pea_aphid_22Mar2018_4r6ur, whole genome shotgun sequence.
GTGATCATACCTTTTTTTAAGTCATGCTGCATCGCACATATACTGTCCTAGTCCGAAGAAAATCAGTCTTCTCCATCGCTGTCCTCACCGTGATCAGGCATGTCTGGCTGGCACCCATTAGCCAATGCGTAATTGAGACAGTCTAAATGACCGTTCTGCTTGGCAGTGAAATACGTCCACTCGTCCAACGTGCAGCCGTTATCATGTGCATACCGCAAACAGTCCATGTGACCGTTCAATGCGGCAAGATAACATGTCTGCTCGTTCCACGGGCAGCCGTTATCATGTGCATACCGCAAACAGTCCATGTGACCGTTCAATGCGGCAAGAGAACATGTCTGCTCGTCCCACGGGCAGCCGTTGTCCCGTGCATAGACGAGACAATTCATATGACCGTTACTAGCGGCAAGGGTGCACGTACGGCCGTCCCAGGGACAGCCGTTGTCCCGTGCATACCGTAGACAGTCCATGTGGCCGTTCAACGCGGCATTGTCACACGTATTTTCATCCCACGGACAGCCGTTATCATGTGCATACCGTAGACAGTCCATGTGGCCGTTCAACGCGGCACTGGCACACGTCCATGCGTTCCACGGGCAGCCGTTATCATGTGCATACCGCAAACAGTCCATGTGGCCGTTCAACGCGGCATTGTCACACGTATTTTCGTCCCACGGGCAGCCGTTATCATGTGCATACCGCAAACAGTCCATGTGGCCGTTCCGCGCTGCACTGGAACACGTATTTTCGTCCCACGTGCAGCCGTTGTCTCGTGCATACCGTAGACATTCCAGATTGCCCGATATCGCAGCCATTTCGCACGCCGAACCTAATCTCTTGCGACCCATTATTTGATGAGCGATACGACTGTAACGGTCATCCCAAGGGACGCCGATTGCACGAGCGAGTCTCAGGCAATCGATGTGTCCGTACAACGCTGCCAACTCGCACACTTTTCCAAACTTTCTGGGCAATGACGATCTGCTGTACATTGTCTCCCTGCCGTCGTCCTCGTCTGTGTTTCTTTCGGCTTTGAACAGTACGAACAGCGACTCGCAACATCTTTGCAAATCGACGTGCCGTGTTCTCAACAAGTCATACTTGGCGCGCTCAATCTGGTTGCAAGCGTAGTACGCCGTCTTCACCAGGCTCGGTAACTCGTACATATTCCCGTTGTCCGTCTGTCTGATCCAAACGTACAATGGAGTGCTTTCTACCCGTGAGTAAACGATGAATCGAACTCCAGACTTGTGTAacgcaataggtacctaccgataAAACGATGGATCGCCCGACTCCGACTGTAACgattaactgaaaaatattaatggtaATCGACGTGTGATCGCCAAACGGATTGGGCTAAAACAGTAAAGCGTTAATAACGacgttaaacaattttaaaaaattcaactcGAGAGCGTGACTGAAAATTCGACAATCGTGCAACAGAGTATGACGCTCAAATAACACGTGTGCCGGCCACAAACGACTCGATCAAATTATGACGCCCAAAAAATGCCGGAAATGTTATTGTCAAAGAGGTTGTGGCGACCCACAGCAATAACCATTGTAACCGCGGTTTCTGCGCGTCGGCCGCCGGTAACTGCGCGCCCGGCCTCtatcgattaatattataatatactgcacgtAATATAACTCCATGACGCGACTGTCGACCGACGGACTCGTTCTTGTTTTCGGACGTACGTGGTCAACCACTCAAACTGtaccattatttaatatttatattacactattgactgaattattttataattatatacctaactatatttcAATACTTCGTTTTACTCATTTTTTATTGGTAACCCAACGAGTAGAATCTTAGtggaatttttttatgaacagcTGACATAGCTAAGCCATTAAGTCCagtctaaaaccaaaaaaattttaaaaaagttgatgtaaatttttattttaatatccacaAAATACCTCAGTCATTGTGTTTCGTAGATAAGATTTCAATCTTTTGAGACAAGAAAAAGGTCTCTCGAGGGTGGATGTTGAAACTGGTAAAGTGcagagtatttttaatataaaatgtattttgggaaatatttctttatcacaCTGTCTCAAtgcttctaaacaattttttggatattttacatgCTTATTGAGTATGGTGTACCATATATGTAGTTCAGTCTTACGCCTTTAACTGTTATCAGTATCGAGATAAAATTCAACAAGTTCATCAAAGTTTTCTGAATAAGTTCCAGAAAAAAAACACTGAAagcctaaaaaacaaattttaggggggggggatgGGTTTCATGGAGTTCAAGTTTATTTAGCTAAAGTTAATATGGAGCCCCTCCCTCCCTCCGAGAGCACACCCATGGAGTAGACCGACCGTCATTACGTACCAAAAAGTTACTGTTTGAAAATTCGTGATAGTAGAATAACGTCGTCGAGTAAGTGATANNNNNNNNNNNNNNNNNNNNNNNNNNNNNNNNNNNNNNNNNNNNNNNNNNttattttatttgtttttatttaatattatatattaatacgggGACAGTGAATGTTAAAATTCTTGCTACATATCCCCACTAAATCATAGTGGTTGCCTATATGAGAATTCCTTGGGCGTAGCCGATAAATggtaagacattttaaaatttacaatttttaagaaatcattattatccttaactataaagcaataaaaatataaagcagacacttatctatagtatttgatgataatctatttttaatttgtgtacttGTTTGAATCAGAAATTAAGTGTAATATTTAGTGTTATTTAGTGTATTAATAGTGTTAGCCGGTaggttgatatattataataaaatagttttataaaaatattaaaatgaaactaTTCTCTTACAGTCTAATCTATTTTTTGacgaatgcataataataattgtatatgatattattatccaaACTGTGCTGTCCAGTGTCCAAAATATGCATTACTCAATTGTTTCTGTTACCTATACtgccttaaaaattaaaatgtattatttcctAGATTATTGATAccaataatacttaatagtaattTTAGAACTTAAATTATCTGTGTTATGATGTTTTGAATATGACTGTTGTGGGAAGTACCTAGTTTGAGTTCCAGTTtctttttcaatagttttcattATCTCGCTTACATTAATTGCTCtgctgtataggtacctacactgtaCAGTAGGCCTGTGTAGTGTGttagttttgaaaaatgatAATTCTAGATAACGGAGATATTTCTTTATCACACTGTCTCAAcgcttctaaacaatttttttggatattttacatgCTTATTGAGTATGGTGTACCATATATGTAGTTCAGTCTTACGCCTTTAACTGTTATCAGTATCGAGATAAAATTCAACAAGTTCATCAAAGTTTTCTGAATAAgttccagaaaaaaaaacactgaaagtctaaaaaacaaattttagggGGGGGGATGGGTTTCATGGAGTTCAAGTTTATTTAGCTAAAGTTAATATGGAGCCCCCTCCCTCCCTCCGAGAGCACACCCATGGAGTAGACCGACCGTCATTACGTACCAAAAAGTTCTGTTTGAAAATTCGTGATAGTAGAATAACGTCGTCGAGTAGGTGATAATGATTTGTGATAATGATTATGATACGGCTTGGCGGCTTTGCGAGAATGTTCAGATTTTTAACTGTAGGAGACGTTGCCGTTTCCCGTTTCATGTCTGTCGACCGGTGCCTTTTCGTTTGTGAAACAATGTCACTTCATGTGAAATTCGATGTACGTTAaatcatgactaaataaacaggcatgtcaGCTAAAATGTCATTTTCGCTATCGTCGCGCATGTTCCCCAGACAtggaaagaataatataaaatgtataatgtagattattattatagcgtacaATATTTTAGCGTTTATTCCAAGTCTGGGGAAcattttatcacaattttatgTGCAGTGTTATCGAGCtgacatgcctgtttatttagtcatgcgTTAAACCAAGTCAGGTAGGCACTCCTATTGCGTCGATCACGTACAATGTACAACTGCGTATCAGGTGTGTATTGCAGATagatactttaatttaaatgttacagCCATAACAAATTAGTTTCCTAGTAGAAGTATTAATTTccaccaatttattttttcaccatcgttcttaaatcgtcaaaaatttatattttagtatttaagttAGAGGTGATGTCTGTAGCGATACACCACTATGTAATcactatattaacatttaacacagtttttatgattattactaaACACTAAACACGTAATATTACAGGCATAATTTTAGTGGCTAACAAATACAAAGTCAAAATGATGcagaaaaattacaaatttgtaaaGAGAAAGTTTACTTGAATCATTTCATGAAAGGGTGATTCTTAATTgagtttaaattgtttgattatttgttttttaaattaattttaaatttcagataCCTATAGTAGGATAATAGAAATGAGAAAAAATGTAAGATGTTAAAAAATCTTTACAAAAATAACTTACAGACTCGAAAGAAgctgttaattattatgaacccGAAAAAGTTGGCATCAAAGAGCATGAGATAGTTAAGAAAAACTTTATGTCTTGATTACTGGCTACACGAATATGTTTGTTCTAGAATTTATGGATTAGGTaatgaaatgaaattaattttatgtgattccacttttaacaaattaactatacaatatatttaattataaaaggaACAAAATTGCCATGAGACGAATATTGGTTGATTGAGTCTCTATAAGAtttcataaaaactatttattaacaCCAAGAAGGACAAAATGGAACAGTTATAACATCTAGTGAGtcaatgtcaataattattatcagattaaaattagtttttgctatgtatatttatttatattttgaatattatttatgttctgTTTAGTATACTTGATTTCTAAATTGGATggaaattttatgaaattagatgaagcaataaatacatttagtacTGTTGCTATGAGATTTTCCATTTCAGTGAAATGTGAACAATTTAAGTGAGTTTTGaactgttaaaattaaaataattgttaattgtttacttaatattacaaaactgATAATATAGGATAGCGTAGTGCTACTGCTTAAATGCATTAAGGTTTTATAAATCCTTAAAAATGTCATGGATAAGAATTTATTTgagtaaatacataattataagaaaaagaAGGAGTAACATTTGGATTTCTCAGctatcgtttttaattttaggtctGAATGGAGGGAAAAATTTGAGAAGTAAGAAGGTATTTGTTAATTTCTTCAGAGCAATGTTTTGGAATGCTTGAATTTTGTTCGTTtaaacttttgttctaatcaatgtatttaaagtatttttttattaatataatttatgaacacttacactacaatttttattttttaataatgaaaattcaaaTAGCCAATTTGCAAATCTGATTacaagaacaattttgatggttaaaacatttatttaagtcaggtagcttattttttagaatttttttaattaatttagtgcGTAATagcttttttcaaaatgttatttttggggatttcttgacatttgtatatttcttaaactatttacaaaccatataattttcataattattgtcatacgtttaagatAATGTCAGTTTGGTATTTaaagagaacattttttatgaatactcaacacaatataattagataatttttgtaatttttcattatttcgtcaagatttgaactttaaatgcttataaaaaaaagtgttactaaaggatttttaataacaataatagtaggagtcttgtattaaatttcaaagcttttttacccaacaaataaagttttattgacattcatagaaaaaaaaattaattaaattagaaactgaaaattttcctaaacagttcaaaataaatcaaaatattttgaaaattttatcctTGTAAAGTAAATACGAATATTACCAGTGACaatatcatgtatatacgttcattgGTTTTAgggttacaccaaaaacaaatcttgcataaaaattacttttatgattaataattaaacatttttttttgatgaatctttatattattttctgttctaGCTTGAGATCACATTCTGAACAATAATAGCAATTTTATTGACTATATGATGAACTATATGAACATGACATTTTTTCGCGGATAAACTTGAAGGATGGCCCTTAATGTGttctgaattttaaatatttcaaaactgaaaatttcgctcttcttgaaatatttcaatgaaatcatGGCAATAGTGGActagtgggtgtcgctctgctgtacattaggttaaaagtgggtcactgtaatagatggtgttaaatttgaattcaatgatataataatatcattgtataagaaaaacaattcaacctatgatatattgatattaccaagtatatttttgatattattgtgaataaagtattttttgtgtaacctatttacgtagaaacttgtttttaattttcaatccttagctataaaatttaaacattttataaatttttaactacaaaattatttttaaattttaaatttgattaatgttatcaaaaatcaaaattaaaatgcttaattaaaaaattgagtgTCTatgtctttttaatatttttaaacggctattgtaacaatatatcaggagccttgcattcaaTTTCACTCTTTTTAGCcccacaaataaaatgttattgatatttatagaaaaaaaacctaaaaaaatttaaatttgaaatagtctgtaaacagctcaaaaagggtcaaaatattttgaaaattttatcgagtataggaattgataaaacaaatatatgttgtaaatttaaagaGTCTAAGGTTCTCGGTTTCGaatgacaacaaaataagaaaatcacaaCATGAGAAGTCGAGTGAAAGTCAAATTTTGTTTAACTTCAAacgcacataaaaatttaatttgactttcttatagacatttttttttttttttcataaaggtAGACAACCTTTAAcgattattgtattacattttaaaatcttaaatttaaacagaataatttttatgaattatcaattcaaaataaatagataatatttgtgatttttctgtattttgtttagatttgaacttaaaattgttataaaaaaaaactgtgacaggatttttagttttttaaataaaaaaaactaataaaattggaaactaaaaatgtccctaaacagttcaaaacaaatcaaaatattttgaaaatttaatcctgtaaataaattgctaatattaacaaccagtgacaatatcatatcatattacatgttaatttgttttagacaAATCAATTGCCCcgtatgccccccccccctaacatGGCTCTGATATTTAACATCAAAATACTACAACTTTGACAAATTTCGGTCTTTGaagtaagtttttttattttttaaaaagtaaaatacaaatgtaacacctaataattatcaaatatacataaatatattatgttcattaaagtgtaaaacaacacatttttagtaggtataggtactgtcTAGGTTTTTGGTTTACTACTTGAATTTGATGgttctaaaatttatattaaattaaaaaatgtagttacattgttgttttgtaaatttcggaaaaatgtacaatattttttacacagaaaaaaaaatgtttgtaatagtGACATTTTAACATTATCAACTGAACTAGGATTTTGGAGGtaataatatgagtaaattGATAAGCGTGAAGAAAATATATTGCTTTGGGGGTAGAAATAATCCGAtcacaatggtttttattttttaatagataacaTTTATTACAATGAATCTTATCTTTTCAAAGTGATAAcactaaaattgaatatttgtcgataataataaacaaattactgGATACTTGTTTCAATTCACCTTGCAGCTGCAATTCACCCCATTCTacggtacctactgtaaattgtattaatttagcactaatatatatttctttttttatacctatattataagtaaatgccaaaacaataagaaaaataatttatagcatgTGAAAATATTGCAGATagttatttcggtttttttgtaactgctttgaaaaaaatttacatgagtgacctgaaattgaatttaacaacttatgaggtactttgtatttcactaaaaatgttattatgcttaaaagttaaaacaaataaaaataatattatgataacttaactatttaatttaaaacgggAGTCTCAATTTAAAACTGACTTGTTATTTATACCCGTAAAAAAATAGTAgctaagtaaataaaaacaacgagTATGTTActaagttagaaagttgaaatcgatttttctttgacttattaactcgttaatgacTAGATCTTGGGTAGttggtttataattataatttattatagtaggtagttatCACGCCGAGGACTCCAAACATTACTTCTATTAACAAACATCTATTACgagcacgaattaagatataaggtataatatcttaattcgtgattaCGAGTACCTTCGTCGCTTAAATTACGAGTGCACCtcttattatttaggtaattactATCGCATAGAGATTTTTCGGAGACAAAaagattaataggtaggtatactatcaGTATGTTTGTGAGTACATAACATAGAATAGCAATGAATAGTGATGTCGGTCATTCAACCACAGACAATAAGTCGAGTGGATGCCAAATCATTTTCAACCTATTTTGATATccattaaatgttgtaaatatatgaatttcaaacgctcataaaaatttaatttgactttccggtaaacatttttttttgataaaggaaGACAAACTTGTGAGGAATctcgtattaaattatcaaatcttagatagtaagatttaaaaataaaatttttatgaatttcttactcaaaataatttgcacattttcgttaGTTTTTCGTAAAtgatcaaaattcgaactaaatgcttataaaaaaaattgtgactgtatttatatatttgtcaactgctattgtaagaatattttaagagcctcgtattacatttcaagcttgttgactcaacgaataaaattaataattaagaaaaaattaatgactctaaacagctgtaaaaactaataagtggttGTCTGTAGGtcgacaaaaaaatacaataggggggggggctattaTAAACGGCACCGTCTCCTACAGTTAAAAAATCTGAACGTTCTCGCAAAGCTGCCAAGCCGTATCATAATCATTATCACAAATCATTATCACCTACTCGACGACATTATTCTACTACCACGAATTTTCAAACAGTAACTTGTTGGTACGAAATGACGGTCGGTCTACTCCATGGGTGTGCTCTCGTTGGGAGGGGGGGGGTGGCTACATATTAACTTTAGCTAAATAAACTTGAACTCCATGAACCCCCCCAcataccattattttatttttagactttCAGTGTTTTTTTTCTGGAACTTATTCAGAAAACTTTGATGAACTTGTTGAATTTTATCTCGATACTGATAACAGTTAAAAGCTTAAGGCTGAACTACATATATGGTATACCATACTTAATAAGcatgtaaaatatccaaaaaattgtttagaagcgTTGAGACAGTGTGATAAAGAAATATCTCCGTTATCTAGAATTatcatttttcaaaactaaCACAC
It contains:
- the LOC100169227 gene encoding uncharacterized protein LOC100169227 — encoded protein: MYELPSLVKTAYYACNQIERAKYDLLRTRHVDLQRCCESLFVLFKAERNTDEDDGRETMYSRSSLPRKFGKVCELAALYGHIDCLRLARAIGVPWDDRYSRIAHQIMGRKRLGSACEMAAISGNLECLRYARDNGCTWDENTCSSAARNGHMDCLRYAHDNGCPWDENTCDNAALNGHMDCLRYAHDNGCPWNAWTCASAALNGHMDCLRYAHDNGCPWDENTCDNAALNGHMDCLRYARDNGCPWDGRTCTLAASNGHMNCLVYARDNGCPWDEQTCSLAALNGHMDCLRYAHDNGCPWNEQTCYLAALNGHMDCLRYAHDNGCTLDEWTYFTAKQNGHLDCLNYALANGCQPDMPDHGEDSDGED